The sequence below is a genomic window from Sneathiella marina.
GGAAATAAATCTCGGCAGAGAATAGCTCTGCCCCCGTTAATCCCTCTATCAGCCCTTTAATACGATCTATGTTCGCACAGAAGCCTAGTCCAAGGGCAAAACCAAACGCAGTACCGATAACCCCGATACTGGCCCCTGCAATAAAGAATACCCGCATTATCATTCCACGCGTCGCTCCCATGGTGCGTAAAATGGCAACATCCCTACCCTTGTCTTTAACAAGCATAATAAGGCTGGAAATAATATTGAAAGCGGCAACGAGGATGATCAATGTCAGGATCAAAAACATAACGTTCCGTTCGACTTGCAGTGCATTGAAGAAACTTGCCCGCGATTGCTGCCAATCGTAAATATACGCCCTTATATTGACCGCATTAATGATCTCGCGTCGCGCCTCGAGTGCACTATCCGGATCAGACGCAAATACCTCAAGTGCCGTGACGCCGTCGCCCAATCGAAAATAGGTCTGGGCCGCATTGAGCGACATGTAAATATAGCCATTGTCGTATTCATACATGCCTGTTTCAAACAAGCCACCAACAATGAAGGTTTTTACCCGCGGCATTGTCCCGAAGGCGGTCGCTGTTCCCTGCGCCGAAATGAGTTTCAGCTTATCTCCGGCTTTGACCCCTAATGTACGGGCCAAGCGATACCCAATTAACAACGAGTTATTGTCACTGAAGCTATCCAGAGATCCATCTATGATATTCGAGGACAGGACATCCAGGTTTTCCAACTGTTCTGGCGCCATGCCGCGCACCAATGCTCCGCTGGCCTGTTTGCCCGAAGCCATAACCTGCCCTTCAACAATAGGCGCAACCCGCACAACTTCGGGAACATCTTTCAGCCGGGCAATAACGCCATCAAAATCAACAAGTGGTGCTTCTTCAGGAGCTCGAATTTCATAATGTCCATTCAGCCCGAGTAT
It includes:
- a CDS encoding lipoprotein-releasing ABC transporter permease subunit, which codes for MALRYLRARRQEGFISVIALFSLLGIGLGVATLIIVMSVMNGFRAELLDRILGLNGHYEIRAPEEAPLVDFDGVIARLKDVPEVVRVAPIVEGQVMASGKQASGALVRGMAPEQLENLDVLSSNIIDGSLDSFSDNNSLLIGYRLARTLGVKAGDKLKLISAQGTATAFGTMPRVKTFIVGGLFETGMYEYDNGYIYMSLNAAQTYFRLGDGVTALEVFASDPDSALEARREIINAVNIRAYIYDWQQSRASFFNALQVERNVMFLILTLIILVAAFNIISSLIMLVKDKGRDVAILRTMGATRGMIMRVFFIAGASIGVIGTAFGFALGLGFCANIDRIKGLIEGLTGAELFSAEIYFLSNLPAKIDPTEVTTVVLMALALSLLATIYPSWRAARLDPVEALRYE